In one Novosphingopyxis iocasae genomic region, the following are encoded:
- a CDS encoding translocation/assembly module TamB domain-containing protein: MSEQQPAADQVRAEEEAARPRRRSRRWQAGILAVVLLLLTALASAMIWLDTPSGHRFIVAKIEEQQPRSGLRIGMDRIEGSIYENTIVRGLTLSDPQGTFFRAERVALDWFPFALLGQRLSIDRLEANGAQLLRKPALVPTGGPLLPQFDIYIGSFSLPDIRIDKAVGGRAQTAKLFGNGEIRDNRLRAQLTGLASAGDSIELDIDIAPDEERFALDGDVLAPQGGLIAALIGVEEGLSAQVEGKGNWKRWNGRLTANSGGNMLADLTLGARAGYYTAMGTLDADRFLRGALARLTAPQLAVDLAGRVEDGIWSGRGTLHSNSALLALDGGYDAREGGFDAMRADLRILDPRMLSKDLKAGNLRVLARLNGPPERLRFDYRASADSLMLGKAELYNLRAAGDGRLVNGVGTLPIRLQAGLVVGLGPLGERLFSDLTADGRLRIAGSRITGEELAVRTRSFSGRANVDVALDRRDWRVRIIGKAPNFPVNGLGLVDVGADLLLAPGAAGRLTIAGDVDAVTTRFDNAFLRDLAGGQPRLRTRLVRGEDGLFRFPDFTVTAPLLRFTGGGLRNRDGTFDIDGVGEHQRWGRFDMALVGRLERPRLVLNLANPFDAAGLSDVRLVLDPTQSGFAYEAAGGSLLGPFTSNGAILLPKGGGATFDVERLLVADTLARGRVRPENGGLTGTLALSGGGVDGNLRLMGQPGGQRVQGSFTARNARFGNAGDIRIRTADGSIDAFFSEGRSDIDATLRAQGISQGKFVLGTLDARAKIVNGSGNVAAKLAGTRGSRFAFDARAAVAPNRIAVSGSGSFRRQPIRLTKPAIFVRDDAGWRLRPTAISYGGGTLRAAGQFGGSAELELRFAEMPLALLDLAYSDLGLGGRATGTVNYRGGLQPTGDAKLRIKGLSRSGLFVSSRPLDIGLNAALSADAMAMRAVIANDGKTVGRVQARISDLAPTGDLINRLYDGRLFAQARYSGEAGTLWRLTGFELFDLSGPVGLGADIGGSLTDPVIRGVVRAQGARLESGVSGTVVTDIAAQGRFNGSRLLFQQVSGKVGRGKVTGSGAFDFSGGRGVAIDFNLSADSAELIDRKDFAATVTGPLHIQSSGQGGTISGKVLVNEGRFTLGNAEASEQLPDLVVREINRPADDGVQRRRGGEWRFALEARAPDEIVVTGLGLDSEWRGNFQVGGLVNAPQIEGQAELIRGDYEFAGREFRLSRGFIRFRGESPPDPALDIVALADAGDVDATINVTGTGQKPEIRFSSTPALPEEELLARLLFGSSVTDLSAPEAVQLASAVAGLRSGGGLDPINAVRRAAGLDRLRFLPADAETGQGTSIAAGKYLTRRTYVELITDGRGYSATRVEFQITRWLSILSSISTIGRQSVNARVSRDY, encoded by the coding sequence TTGAGCGAGCAGCAGCCCGCAGCCGATCAGGTCCGAGCCGAGGAAGAAGCCGCGCGTCCGCGTCGCCGCAGCAGGCGCTGGCAGGCCGGCATACTGGCGGTGGTTCTTCTTTTGCTCACCGCGCTCGCCAGCGCGATGATCTGGCTCGACACGCCGTCGGGGCACCGTTTTATCGTCGCGAAAATCGAGGAGCAGCAGCCGAGAAGCGGCCTGCGCATCGGGATGGACCGGATCGAGGGTTCGATCTACGAAAACACCATTGTGCGCGGCCTGACGCTGAGCGACCCGCAAGGCACCTTCTTCCGCGCAGAGCGAGTGGCGCTGGACTGGTTCCCGTTCGCGCTGCTCGGCCAGCGGCTCTCGATCGACCGGCTGGAAGCGAACGGCGCGCAGCTGCTTCGCAAACCCGCGCTCGTGCCGACAGGCGGTCCGCTGCTGCCGCAATTCGACATCTATATCGGAAGCTTTTCGCTGCCCGATATCCGGATCGACAAGGCGGTGGGCGGCCGCGCACAGACCGCCAAGCTGTTCGGCAATGGGGAGATACGCGACAATCGCCTGCGCGCGCAGCTGACCGGTCTCGCCAGTGCAGGCGACAGCATTGAACTGGATATCGATATTGCGCCGGATGAGGAGCGTTTCGCGCTCGACGGTGACGTGCTGGCGCCGCAAGGCGGGCTGATCGCGGCGCTGATCGGCGTAGAGGAAGGCCTTTCCGCACAGGTGGAAGGAAAAGGAAACTGGAAGCGCTGGAACGGGCGGCTGACGGCGAACAGCGGCGGAAATATGTTGGCGGATCTGACGCTGGGTGCGCGGGCGGGTTATTATACCGCGATGGGCACCCTGGATGCGGACCGGTTCCTGCGCGGCGCGCTGGCACGGCTGACCGCTCCGCAACTTGCGGTCGATCTGGCTGGCCGTGTCGAGGACGGCATCTGGTCAGGGCGCGGCACGCTGCATTCTAACAGCGCGCTTCTGGCGCTCGATGGTGGATATGATGCCCGCGAAGGCGGCTTCGATGCGATGCGGGCGGACCTGCGCATACTCGATCCGCGCATGCTTTCGAAGGACCTGAAGGCCGGCAATCTGCGGGTGCTGGCGCGGCTCAACGGTCCGCCGGAACGACTTCGCTTCGATTACCGGGCGAGCGCGGACAGCCTGATGCTGGGCAAGGCGGAGCTGTATAATCTGCGCGCGGCGGGCGATGGGCGGTTGGTGAACGGCGTCGGCACCTTGCCGATCCGTTTGCAGGCAGGCCTGGTGGTTGGCCTCGGCCCGCTGGGTGAAAGGCTGTTTTCCGATCTGACGGCGGACGGGCGCCTGCGCATCGCCGGATCGCGGATCACCGGGGAGGAGCTTGCCGTGCGGACCCGCAGCTTTTCCGGACGCGCGAATGTGGATGTGGCGCTGGACAGGCGCGACTGGCGCGTACGCATCATTGGTAAGGCACCCAATTTTCCGGTGAACGGCCTTGGCCTCGTCGATGTCGGCGCAGACCTACTTCTGGCACCGGGCGCAGCTGGCAGGCTGACCATCGCGGGCGATGTCGATGCCGTCACCACCCGGTTCGACAATGCGTTTCTGCGCGATCTAGCGGGCGGTCAGCCCCGGCTGCGCACCCGGCTCGTGCGCGGAGAGGACGGGCTGTTCCGCTTCCCCGACTTCACCGTCACTGCGCCGCTGCTCCGTTTCACAGGTGGCGGGCTGCGCAATCGCGACGGCACTTTCGACATCGACGGCGTGGGCGAACATCAACGGTGGGGGCGCTTCGATATGGCGCTGGTGGGGCGGCTGGAGCGGCCGCGGCTGGTACTGAACCTCGCCAATCCCTTCGACGCGGCGGGCCTGTCCGATGTGCGGCTCGTGCTTGATCCCACGCAGAGCGGTTTCGCCTATGAAGCGGCAGGCGGATCGCTGCTCGGGCCGTTCACCAGCAATGGCGCGATCCTGCTGCCCAAAGGTGGCGGCGCGACCTTCGATGTCGAGCGGCTGCTGGTGGCCGATACCCTCGCGCGCGGGCGAGTGCGCCCGGAAAATGGCGGGCTGACAGGTACGCTGGCGCTCAGCGGGGGCGGGGTGGACGGTAATCTGCGGCTGATGGGTCAGCCCGGCGGGCAGCGCGTGCAGGGCAGCTTTACGGCGCGCAACGCGCGTTTCGGAAATGCCGGTGACATTCGCATCCGCACCGCCGATGGCAGCATAGACGCCTTCTTTAGTGAGGGGCGTTCCGATATCGATGCCACCTTGCGCGCGCAGGGAATAAGCCAGGGTAAGTTCGTGCTCGGTACATTGGACGCGCGGGCCAAGATCGTGAACGGGAGCGGCAATGTCGCGGCCAAGCTGGCGGGCACGCGCGGCAGCCGCTTCGCCTTTGATGCGCGCGCCGCCGTCGCGCCGAACCGGATTGCGGTGAGTGGATCGGGCAGCTTTCGCCGCCAGCCGATCCGCCTCACCAAGCCTGCCATTTTCGTGCGCGACGATGCGGGCTGGCGCCTGCGCCCCACGGCGATCAGCTATGGGGGGGGCACGCTGCGCGCCGCGGGACAGTTCGGCGGCTCGGCCGAATTGGAACTGCGCTTTGCGGAAATGCCTTTGGCCCTGCTGGATCTGGCCTATTCCGATCTGGGCCTTGGCGGGCGGGCAACCGGTACGGTCAATTATCGCGGTGGGCTGCAGCCGACGGGCGATGCGAAGCTTCGGATCAAGGGCCTCAGCCGCTCCGGCCTGTTCGTAAGCTCCCGTCCGCTCGATATCGGCTTGAACGCGGCGCTTTCGGCCGATGCGATGGCGATGCGCGCGGTGATCGCGAATGACGGCAAGACCGTCGGCCGTGTCCAGGCGCGTATTTCCGATCTTGCCCCGACCGGAGACCTGATCAACCGTCTTTATGATGGCCGTCTGTTCGCGCAGGCGCGCTATTCCGGTGAGGCGGGCACGCTCTGGCGCCTTACGGGGTTTGAGCTGTTCGACCTGTCCGGCCCGGTCGGGCTGGGCGCGGACATCGGCGGCAGTCTGACCGATCCGGTGATCCGCGGCGTTGTCCGCGCGCAAGGTGCCCGGCTGGAAAGCGGCGTTTCCGGTACCGTGGTTACCGATATCGCGGCGCAGGGCCGGTTCAACGGCTCGCGGCTTCTGTTTCAGCAGGTCAGCGGCAAGGTTGGACGCGGGAAAGTGACCGGATCGGGCGCGTTCGATTTCTCCGGTGGCCGCGGCGTTGCGATCGATTTCAACCTGTCGGCGGACAGCGCGGAGCTGATTGACCGCAAGGATTTCGCCGCGACCGTGACCGGGCCGCTGCACATCCAGTCAAGCGGGCAGGGCGGCACGATTTCGGGCAAGGTGCTGGTGAACGAGGGACGCTTCACGCTCGGCAATGCAGAGGCTAGCGAGCAGTTGCCGGACCTCGTGGTGCGCGAGATCAATCGCCCGGCGGATGACGGGGTGCAGCGTCGGCGCGGCGGCGAATGGCGGTTCGCGCTGGAGGCGCGCGCACCCGATGAGATCGTGGTGACAGGACTCGGCCTCGACAGCGAATGGCGGGGCAATTTCCAGGTCGGCGGCCTTGTCAACGCCCCTCAGATAGAGGGGCAGGCGGAACTGATCCGCGGCGATTACGAATTTGCAGGCCGCGAATTCCGCCTCTCGCGCGGGTTCATCCGCTTCCGCGGCGAAAGCCCGCCCGATCCCGCGCTGGATATCGTCGCGCTCGCCGATGCGGGGGATGTCGATGCCACCATCAATGTCACCGGTACCGGACAGAAGCCCGAAATCCGCTTTTCCAGCACCCCCGCTTTGCCGGAAGAGGAACTGCTCGCTCGGCTGTTGTTCGGATCATCCGTGACCGATCTCAGCGCGCCGGAGGCCGTTCAGTTGGCGAGCGCGGTGGCGGGGCTGCGCAGCGGCGGCGGGCTCGATCCGATCAACGCTGTACGGCGCGCCGCCGGACTCGATCGCCTTCGCTTCCTGCCCGCCGACGCGGAAACCGGGCAGGGTACCAGCATCGCGGCAGGCAAATATCTTACCCGCCGCACCTATGTGGAGCTGATCACCGATGGGCGCGGCTATTCGGCGACGCGCGTGGAGTTCCAGATCACGCGCTGGCTATCGATCCTGTCGAGTATTTCGACCATCGGCCGCCAGAGCGTGAACGCGCGGGTTTCGCGGGATTACTGA